AATAACGGTGCACACCACGTAGGCGTGGCATGACCGGATCATCTATCTTGAGACGGACCAGATTGTGGTGTAGCAGCGGCAACATTCGAAACTGACCCAGATCGTGATTTCCTTCAAAATCAGTCATGCTGCGCCAACGCCTAAAGGCTACTCTGGCCTCGTCACCATCGCAAAGTGATGCTTGAAGCAAGGCAATATCGGTTGGTCGTAGGTATCCATCTGAAGCCGATTGATCAATTGAAGAAGGCTTCACAATGACTCCTTGGTCGTTGAGTCGATTTTTGCTTGCGCTCGATTACGCTGCATCGCGGCATGCGCTACAGATAAGTAGCCTATGTCTTTGCCCAGTTCACGCCGCCAAGACAGGCTCCCCGGGATAATTCTTCGATATGACAAAACCTCTGCGATCTCATGGAATCCGAATCCGGCCAATCGCATTCGAGCAAGCCAATCGACCACATCACCACGTTGTCCAGGCTGATCAACCATGTCTCCGACTCGCTCGTAGACTTCCTTGCGAAACGCGATGCCTGACCGATTCAAGCCGGAACGCACTTCGCCGGAGCCATCATCGGGTTTGCCATGATTGAACTGCCTTTGATAACAACAAACGACGTGCAATGATGCGTCGTTCGCGAGAACTGCCAACTGGCGTTCCATTTTTTGAGGGTGCCAGAGATCATCGGCATCGACTGTGGCGATGATCGGTGTGCGTACATTTGCCAAACCCAGATTTGTCGCTGCAGCTGGTCCTTTATTGGGTTGTTGAAATACGCTGACCAGAGGCGAAAAATGCTTGGCGATCGTAAACGTGTCATCCGTTGAGCCATCATCGACGACGATGATTTGAGTAGGTATCACCGACTGAGAGACTACAGACGCTAAAGTTTCAGCGATTGTTCTGGATGCGTTATGGGCAGGTATCACGACGGAATATTCTTGCATCAGTCAGCCTCGATTTCCTGGAGTTGCTTCAACTCAAAAGAGGGCTTGTCTAGAACCAAGCTTGGATCCTTGCGTCGTCGCATAACGGATAGAAGAAGTGCTCTTGCAAAATAGCGACCGGCCTCTTTTCTATCGAGAGTCATGTTTTGGTGATGGCGCACATAGTAAAAAGCAAGTGTGTCAGTTTGTTGGAACTTCGAGCCACTCTCAAAAATACGTAGAAGATAGTCTGTGTCTTCAGACTGGCGTAACTCGGGATTGAAGAGCCCAATCCTTTCTACCAGTTCACGACGAAAAATTCCACAAGACAAATGTATGCCAACGACATTTGTCACTTGCGCATCTGGCGTGGGTAACAGTGTTTCGTTATCGATCTGGCTGACAATCGACATCCGGGCGTAGGTTAGATCAAGCGCTGGATTGCTGGTAAAGCAAGGTAGGTCAGCATCAAGACGTCCTTCCGATAGCACATCATCGGAATCGAGGAACGTCACAAAGGATGTTTGTGGCAACAGATGTTGTAGCCCCGCGCTACGGGCCGCCGAGACCCCGGCGTTCTCTTGGTACAGATAGCGAACTTCAGGATGATGTGTCATCACGTCAGCGACAACTGATGCTGTTTCGTCCACTGAGCCGTCATCGACTACCAGCACATCAAGCGCAGCATCGCCCGTTCGTATCAAAACTGATTTGATGGCCCGAGTAACAAGCGCCGCACGATTGAAGGTAGGAATGATGACGGTCACTAACATCAGGATCTCAGTTTAGCGATGAAGGTTGCCAGCGTTTCGGTAATTTCAACGGGGTCAACGCCCAGGCTGATGCGATATGCAGGAAGACTACGAGTCAGTTCAGCACAAAATGAAAAATTCTGTGCCCGACCTCCTGGTATCTGTGCAACACCGGTGGGTGCAAGGGATAGAAAGGCTTCTTTGCTGTCCATCGGCTTGATCGTGGTGCGCTTTGC
This sequence is a window from Orrella marina. Protein-coding genes within it:
- a CDS encoding glycosyltransferase family 2 protein — its product is MQEYSVVIPAHNASRTIAETLASVVSQSVIPTQIIVVDDGSTDDTFTIAKHFSPLVSVFQQPNKGPAAATNLGLANVRTPIIATVDADDLWHPQKMERQLAVLANDASLHVVCCYQRQFNHGKPDDGSGEVRSGLNRSGIAFRKEVYERVGDMVDQPGQRGDVVDWLARMRLAGFGFHEIAEVLSYRRIIPGSLSWRRELGKDIGYLSVAHAAMQRNRAQAKIDSTTKESL
- a CDS encoding glycosyltransferase family 2 protein, which codes for MLVTVIIPTFNRAALVTRAIKSVLIRTGDAALDVLVVDDGSVDETASVVADVMTHHPEVRYLYQENAGVSAARSAGLQHLLPQTSFVTFLDSDDVLSEGRLDADLPCFTSNPALDLTYARMSIVSQIDNETLLPTPDAQVTNVVGIHLSCGIFRRELVERIGLFNPELRQSEDTDYLLRIFESGSKFQQTDTLAFYYVRHHQNMTLDRKEAGRYFARALLLSVMRRRKDPSLVLDKPSFELKQLQEIEAD